The Streptomyces sp. NBC_00102 genome segment GGGAGCGGCCCCAGCCGGGGCTGGCTGGGCGCCGCGCGCTGCCAGGTCTGTACGACGAGCGGTACGGGCGTCTCCGCCACCGTCCCGTACGCGCCGCAGGTCCTCCTCCCGGTCGTGTCCGCTCTGGCCTGCGCCCTGCTGGCCGCCGCCACCGGTACCCGCCCCGAGCTGGCCGTCTGGCTGCTGCTCACCCCCGTCTCGGTGCTCCTCGCCGCCGTCGACCACCGGGTCCACCGCCTCCCCGACCAGCTGACCCTGCCCCTGGCCGGAGCCGCCGCGGTCCTCCTGGGCGTGGTGTCCCTGCTGCCGGAGCACGACGGCTCCTGGACCGGGTCACTGCTCGGCGGCGCCGCGCTCGGAGCCTTCTACCTGGTCCTCTACCTGATCAACCCGAACGGGATGGGCTTCGGCGACGTGAAGCTCGCCCTCTCCCTCGGGGTGGTGCTCGGGTGGTACGGCTGGCCCGTGCTGGTCGCGGGCGGGTTCGCCGGGTTCCTCTTCGGCGCGGTGTACGGCCTCGGGCTGCTGATGCTGCGGCGCGCGAACCGGCGTACGGGCATCCCGTTCGGCCCCTTCATGATCGCGGGCGCGCTGACCGGCGTACTCCTGGGCGCACTGTGACGTCCGGCCCGCCCATGGGGCCGCCGGCCGGCCCTCAACCGCCCGCGACCCCAAAACCGCCCGCGACCCCAAAACCGTTCGCGGCCGCCATGCCGGTTCTGAGACCCTGCGGAGATGTCAGGACCCCACGAGAACGCCGCGACGTCCCCGCCCCTCACGGGTGCCTCGGCCGACCGCTTCGCCACCCTGGTGGCCGAGGCGGAGGCGGTACCGGTG includes the following:
- a CDS encoding A24 family peptidase, whose protein sequence is MDAIQIAVVTLAAVWGAATGLLIPRAAYRFSVEPEEEWRGACPAGHPFPGSGPSRGWLGAARCQVCTTSGTGVSATVPYAPQVLLPVVSALACALLAAATGTRPELAVWLLLTPVSVLLAAVDHRVHRLPDQLTLPLAGAAAVLLGVVSLLPEHDGSWTGSLLGGAALGAFYLVLYLINPNGMGFGDVKLALSLGVVLGWYGWPVLVAGGFAGFLFGAVYGLGLLMLRRANRRTGIPFGPFMIAGALTGVLLGAL